A genomic window from Mycobacteriales bacterium includes:
- a CDS encoding neutral zinc metallopeptidase, giving the protein MTFNDNASLDTSQVGDRRGLGGGGLAIGGGGLGVVGVIIYILVQVLGGGDPSSTSSNGIQSPFQPGQTGAVSQQDLSSVCRTGADANARDDCRIVAYTNSVQAYWSKAMGSKYTPAETIIFSGQVSTGCGNATTDVGPFYCPADGKAYFDLGFFDELTTRFGAKGGSFAQGYVVAHEYGHHIQNLLGTSDRVSGGTGPESGSVRLELQADCYAGVWAKNATDTTGANGEPLFASITQNDINTALDAAASVGDDRIQSKAQGRVTPESFTHGTSAQRQKWFTTGNQTGNPNNCDTFTGNV; this is encoded by the coding sequence GTGACGTTCAACGACAACGCGAGTCTCGACACCTCCCAGGTCGGCGACCGCCGCGGGCTCGGCGGCGGCGGGCTGGCGATCGGCGGCGGCGGCCTCGGGGTCGTCGGCGTGATCATCTACATCCTGGTGCAGGTGCTCGGCGGCGGTGACCCGTCCAGCACCAGCAGCAACGGGATCCAGAGCCCGTTCCAGCCGGGGCAGACCGGGGCGGTCTCACAGCAGGACCTGTCCAGCGTCTGCAGGACCGGCGCGGACGCGAACGCGCGGGACGACTGCCGGATCGTGGCGTACACGAACAGCGTGCAGGCGTACTGGTCGAAGGCGATGGGGTCGAAGTACACGCCGGCCGAGACGATCATCTTCTCCGGCCAGGTCTCGACCGGCTGCGGAAACGCGACCACCGACGTCGGGCCGTTCTACTGCCCGGCGGACGGGAAGGCGTACTTCGACCTCGGCTTCTTCGACGAGCTGACGACCCGGTTCGGGGCCAAGGGCGGGTCGTTCGCGCAGGGCTACGTGGTCGCCCACGAGTACGGGCACCACATCCAGAACCTGCTCGGCACGTCCGACCGGGTCAGCGGCGGGACCGGGCCGGAGAGCGGGTCCGTCCGGCTCGAGCTGCAGGCCGACTGCTACGCCGGGGTCTGGGCCAAGAACGCCACCGACACCACCGGCGCGAACGGGGAGCCGCTGTTCGCCTCGATCACGCAGAACGACATCAACACCGCCCTGGACGCGGCGGCCTCGGTCGGCGACGACCGGATCCAGTCCAAGGCGCAGGGCCGGGTCACGCCCGAGTCCTTCACCCACGGCACGTCCGCCCAGCGGCAGAAGTGGTTCACCACCGGCAACCAGACCGGCAACCCCAACAACTGCGACACCTTCACCGGCAACGTCTGA